One Sebastes umbrosus isolate fSebUmb1 chromosome 6, fSebUmb1.pri, whole genome shotgun sequence DNA window includes the following coding sequences:
- the casp9 gene encoding caspase-9 isoform X1, whose protein sequence is MLLIGVMEKSHKQILQRNRTNLVTDLDPENLYDGLLEKGVFTQDMIDEIKSSGTRRNQARKLVQDLETRGSRAFPLFLECLRETGQHSLAELLQNGAPAVQLQPATPTEVVPLVVQPLPIRSPMDVDKQRIDIVPVYPIRRPSPTPSPSPEREYIKPVQQGRIRRDSIQSYKMDASPCGHCLIINNVDFKPESQLSNRKGSNIDSDKLERRFKALNFIVNVKTNLKQKQIRHELSALSKTDHSQYDCCVVIMLSHGTEVSHSRFPGSVYGVDGQDVPVQNITNYLNGQHCPSLQGKPKLFFIQACGGGQKDTGFEVSPDDDVKPSIGGADDQTDAIPMSSSSDSLSTSDEPDARATLPTPSDILVSYSTFPGYVSWRDTQAGSWYVETLDRILEENAATDDLITMLTMVNNEVSQNSAKGLYKQMPGSFNFLRKSFHFQTQA, encoded by the exons aTGTTATTGATTGGAGTTATGGAGAAAAGCCACAAGCAGATTCTTCAACGCAACAGGACCAATCTGGTGACAGACCTGGACCCAGAAAACCTCTATGATGGTCTGTTGGAGAAAGGAGTTTTTACCCAGGACATGATTGATGAGATAAAG AGCTCTGGGACCAGACGTAACCAGGCCAGGAAGTTAGTCCAGGACTTGGAGACCCGTGGGAGTCGGGCCTTTCCATTATTTCTGGAGTGCCTTCGGGAGACAGGACAGCACAGTTTGGCAGAGCTTCTCCAGAATGGAGCTCCAGCAGTTCAGCTACAGCCTGCAACACCCACTGAGGTTGTCCCCCTTGTTGTCCAGCCTCTCCCGATTC GCTCTCCTATGGATGTTGATAAGCAAAGAATAGACATTGTCCCTGTCTATCCAATACGGAGGCCCAGTCCTACTCCAAGTCCAT CACCTGAAAGGGAGTACATAAAACCAGTGCAACAAGGCAGAATTCGACGGGATAGTATTCAG agctATAAAATGGATGCCAGCCCATGTGGACATTGCCTCATCATAAACAACGTAGACTTTAAACCAGAGAGCCAGCTGAGTAATCGCAAAGGGTCCAACATAGATTCTGACAAGCTGGAGAGGAGATTCAAGGCACTCAACTTTATTGTGAACGTTAAGACAAACCTGAAACAAAAG CAAATCAGACATGAACTGTCGGCTTTATCTAAGACAGACCACTCACAATATGACTGCTGTGTGGTTATCATGCTGTCCCATGGGACTGAG GTGAGTCACAGCCGCTTCCCTGGTTCCGTGTATGGTGTGGACGGACAGGATGTCCCAGTTCAGAACATCACAAACTACCTCAATGGCCAGCATTGTCCATCTTTACAGGGAAAACCCAAACTTTTCTTCATACAGGCCTGCGGAGGAG GTCAAAAAGACACAGGCTTTGAGGTGTCCCCTGATGATGATGTTAAACCGTCCATCGGTGGAGCAGATGATCAGACGGACGCCATTCCGATGTCATCCAGCAGCGACTCTCTGAGCACGTCCGACGAACCGGACGCCAGAGCCACGCTGCCCACCccgagtgacattctggtgtccTACTCTACTTTTCctg GTTACGTTTCTTGGAGAGACACCCAGGCAGGCTCCTGGTACGTGGAGACGCTAGACCGTATCCTTGAGGAAAATGCCGCTACCGATGACTTGATCACAATGTTGACGATG GTTAACAATGAAGTCTCTCAAAACTCTGCAAAAGGTCTCTACAAGCAAATGCCTGGTTCCTTTAACTTCCTCCGCAAATCGTTCCACTTTCAAACCCAAGCATAG
- the casp9 gene encoding caspase-9 isoform X2, producing the protein MEKSHKQILQRNRTNLVTDLDPENLYDGLLEKGVFTQDMIDEIKSSGTRRNQARKLVQDLETRGSRAFPLFLECLRETGQHSLAELLQNGAPAVQLQPATPTEVVPLVVQPLPIRSPMDVDKQRIDIVPVYPIRRPSPTPSPSPEREYIKPVQQGRIRRDSIQSYKMDASPCGHCLIINNVDFKPESQLSNRKGSNIDSDKLERRFKALNFIVNVKTNLKQKQIRHELSALSKTDHSQYDCCVVIMLSHGTEVSHSRFPGSVYGVDGQDVPVQNITNYLNGQHCPSLQGKPKLFFIQACGGGQKDTGFEVSPDDDVKPSIGGADDQTDAIPMSSSSDSLSTSDEPDARATLPTPSDILVSYSTFPGYVSWRDTQAGSWYVETLDRILEENAATDDLITMLTMVNNEVSQNSAKGLYKQMPGSFNFLRKSFHFQTQA; encoded by the exons ATGGAGAAAAGCCACAAGCAGATTCTTCAACGCAACAGGACCAATCTGGTGACAGACCTGGACCCAGAAAACCTCTATGATGGTCTGTTGGAGAAAGGAGTTTTTACCCAGGACATGATTGATGAGATAAAG AGCTCTGGGACCAGACGTAACCAGGCCAGGAAGTTAGTCCAGGACTTGGAGACCCGTGGGAGTCGGGCCTTTCCATTATTTCTGGAGTGCCTTCGGGAGACAGGACAGCACAGTTTGGCAGAGCTTCTCCAGAATGGAGCTCCAGCAGTTCAGCTACAGCCTGCAACACCCACTGAGGTTGTCCCCCTTGTTGTCCAGCCTCTCCCGATTC GCTCTCCTATGGATGTTGATAAGCAAAGAATAGACATTGTCCCTGTCTATCCAATACGGAGGCCCAGTCCTACTCCAAGTCCAT CACCTGAAAGGGAGTACATAAAACCAGTGCAACAAGGCAGAATTCGACGGGATAGTATTCAG agctATAAAATGGATGCCAGCCCATGTGGACATTGCCTCATCATAAACAACGTAGACTTTAAACCAGAGAGCCAGCTGAGTAATCGCAAAGGGTCCAACATAGATTCTGACAAGCTGGAGAGGAGATTCAAGGCACTCAACTTTATTGTGAACGTTAAGACAAACCTGAAACAAAAG CAAATCAGACATGAACTGTCGGCTTTATCTAAGACAGACCACTCACAATATGACTGCTGTGTGGTTATCATGCTGTCCCATGGGACTGAG GTGAGTCACAGCCGCTTCCCTGGTTCCGTGTATGGTGTGGACGGACAGGATGTCCCAGTTCAGAACATCACAAACTACCTCAATGGCCAGCATTGTCCATCTTTACAGGGAAAACCCAAACTTTTCTTCATACAGGCCTGCGGAGGAG GTCAAAAAGACACAGGCTTTGAGGTGTCCCCTGATGATGATGTTAAACCGTCCATCGGTGGAGCAGATGATCAGACGGACGCCATTCCGATGTCATCCAGCAGCGACTCTCTGAGCACGTCCGACGAACCGGACGCCAGAGCCACGCTGCCCACCccgagtgacattctggtgtccTACTCTACTTTTCctg GTTACGTTTCTTGGAGAGACACCCAGGCAGGCTCCTGGTACGTGGAGACGCTAGACCGTATCCTTGAGGAAAATGCCGCTACCGATGACTTGATCACAATGTTGACGATG GTTAACAATGAAGTCTCTCAAAACTCTGCAAAAGGTCTCTACAAGCAAATGCCTGGTTCCTTTAACTTCCTCCGCAAATCGTTCCACTTTCAAACCCAAGCATAG